From the genome of Candidatus Scalindua japonica:
TGCCACGATTTAATAAAAAACGGTCAAAAAAAGCGGGTCTTCCACCAGGTACTCTTGTCCATGTAGGTAAAAAGAGGACAGAAAAGACAAGGATTACCATTCTTGATTATGATCAGACAGATTTCAGGGAAAGGGAGGTAAAATCAGTTGAAAAGTGCTTTCCTTTTAAAGATACATCTACTGTAACCTGGATAAATATCGATGGTATTCATCAGATTGAAATAATTGAGAAAATAGGAAAGCATTTTAATCTTCATCCCCTTGTGCTGGAAGACATCGTGAATACAGAGCAGCGTCCTAAACTGGACGATTTTGAAGGTTATATTTTTCTTGTCATGAAAATGCCATATTTTGACAAAGAAAACAATACAATAAAGTTAGAGCAGATTAGCCTGGTACTTGGTCCAAACTTTGTTATATCGTTTCAGGAATTGGAAGGAGATGCTTTGAACCCCGTCAGAGAAAGGATTAAAAACGGAAGGGTCCGCATTAGAAGATCCGGGACTGATTATCTTATCTATGCCTTAATAGATGCTATAGTTGATAACTATTTCACCATTCTGGAAAAAACAGGAGAACAGATTGCAAATATTGAAGAAAAGCTTTTGAATGAACCGGAAAAAGAGACCTTGCACGATATTCATGACCTGAAAAGGGAAATGTTATTGTTTCGTAAGGCCGTATGGCCTTTAAGAGAGTTAGTAAGTAGCCTGGAAAGAGGAGAATTGGAGTTAATTAATGAACCAACCAGGGTATTCCTGAGGGATGTATATGATCATACAATCCAGGTGATTGATACGATTGAGACGTTTCGGGACATGCTTACCGGTATGCTCGATCTTTACCTGTCAAGTATCAGTAACAAGACTAACGAAGTCATGAGGGTACTGACGATTATTGCCACAATATTCATACCCCTGACCTTTGTCGCCGGTCTCTATGGGATGAATTTTGAATATATGCCTGAACTTAAATGGAAATGGAGTTATCCATTAGTTTTGCTTGTAATATCAGTTACCGGCATATTCATGTTGTTTTATTTTAGAAGAAAGAAGTGGTTGTAATTGCTATTTCCCGATAATGAAAAAATTTTAAATTCCTTTCTTGCTTTAGTTAATATGTTATTATGAAACTACAAATGAAACATCATCTGCGGAAATATCTCATTGCCGGAATTCTATTTATTCTACCAATAGGAATTACTCTGTTTTTTCTGCGATTTTTAATGAAAATATCCGCAGGTAACATGGTAAAAATTACCTCACAGTATTGGGACCATGTTCATCCGATTCTGGCATGGGGAATATCGCTTGTATTATTTATCCTGTTAATATACGGATTAGGACTCTTTGCCACTCATATAATAGGACGTCGTTTAATAGCATTCGGGGAAAAAATAATAATGTGGGTCCCCTTCTTAAAAACAGTCTACGGCGTATCAAAACAGGTCGTAAATGCGTTTATCGACCCTAATCGAGTGGCATTCAAATCCGTAGTGCTGGTAGAATTCCCTCAACCAGGGATTAGAGTCATCGGTTTCATTACCGGTAAAATAGAGGATGCAAAGGGTAAAAACTGTTATAAGGTGTTTGTGCCGACCAGCCCGAACCCTACATCAGGGTTTTTTCTTATTGTCCGATTTGATGAAATACAGCATACGAACCTTTCTGTAGAAGATGGCATGAAAATGATTGTTTCGGGAGGACTTGTAGCTCCTTCTAAAATTCAAGAGGGATAATAAAACCAGATCATGAAAAACTCACGTATTTTTACAACAACTTAAGTGGAAATCGAGGAGCACTGTGTACAGGAACATCTTATTATTATTGCTATGTTTTCTTTTTAGTGGCTGTCTGTCTGCTTTTGGGCCGCGCTCCATAGAGAATGCACATCCTGCTTACAACCAGGCGATTGTTAACACGGTAGATGAGCAGATGTTACTGAATCTGGTTAGATTGAAATATCGTGACTCTCCATATTTCCTTGAAGTTGCAAGTGTAACGACGTCTTTGTCTGTTGAGACAAACGTGGGAATTGACGCAATAATTCCATTTAGTAAAGCCCATAACACATTAGAGCCCGGTTTAGGTTTTAAAGAATCCACAAAACCGACAATCACTTATACACCACTTCGTGGAGAAGATTTTCTGAAAAGTGTTCTCTCTCCGATATCGCTTGATGCTATCCTGCTCATGACACAGTCAGGTTGGAGTATTGAACGGGTTTTTGGTGTCTGCATTGAGCGAATCAACGATCTCAACAACGCGTCCAGAGCCTCAGGGCCAACACCTGAGAAAGCTCCGAAATATAAAGAATTCAGGGTTTTGCTGAAATTATTACGCCAGTTGCAACTTGAAGGATTAGTCGAAATGGGCCCTGGCTTAGACGTAAATACGAAGAATCTGATACTGCTTTTTAAGCAAGGCCACAATTGTGAAAATGAAATCATTGAGATCAAATCATTACTTAATGTTACACAGCAATCCAATCAGTTCTCTATCAGTACCAATTTTCTGTATACCAAAGAAAATCAGCTAAATATGCGGGCTCGTTCAATTATAAGCGTTCTCTTTTATCTTTCCCAGAATATAGATATTCCGGAAGAACACAAAAAAGCCGGATTGATTACCGTTACTAAAACACAAGGTGGGGAAGAATTCAATTGGGGTGAAACTCCCGGTGGTATGTTATTCAAGGTAAGGTTCAGTAAGCAGAAGCCACGTAATGCCTTTATTTCTGTGCCTTATCGTGGTGCCTGGTTTTACATCGCGGACAATGATCTCTGTTCAAAATCAACATTTTTACTTCTCAAGCAACTATTCAGCCTGCAGTCCGGCCAGAGAAAATACATAGGTCCATCTCTTACCTTGCCGGTAGGTGATTAGTTGATTTTATTAAATATTTCTGAATTTTCAGGTTGCCCGGTTCTTTGTCAGAGACATCCTGCAATTAACGCCATGGTGGTTACAATCCGGTCAGTATCAATTGAAAATTCGTAGACGGTAGGCAGTTTGAATAATAGTTCTATCTCAGAAAAAAGAACAACTTACGTCCATTTCTCAATCGGTAATTAAAAGTTGGGATTCTTCCAGCTTCTCTTCAGATGATATCTCCTTCAGAAAGTGTGTCGCAACTTCAGCAGGTAATGGGCGACAAAAATAAAAACCCTGCAAACTATCACACTGGTTTTCATGCAGAAAATTGACCTGCTCATTTGTCTCTACACCCTCTGCAACAGACTTTAACCCCAGACTTCTGGCCAGAGTGATTATTACCTTAATAATTTCTTCATCATTATTATCTTTACCAATGCCTTGCACAAAAGACATATCGATTTTTATGGCATCAATGGGTAATCGCCTAAGGTAGTACAGGGAAGAGTAGCCTGTTCCAAAATCATCTATTGTAATAAAAGGACCCATCTGGTGTATTTTATTAAGTAATGTAATCGTTGCTTGTGGATTATCCATGATAGAGTTCTCAGATAATTCTAACTCTAAACAATGAGGTTCCAGTTGCGTTAAAGATAGAGTTTCTTGTAATGTGTCCCAGAAAGAATCCTGTTTTAACTGTCTAAGAGAGACATTTACTGCAAGTTTCGCATTATTTGATAAGTAGTGGTTTTTCTGCCACTCACTTATTTGCGTACACGCAGTATGTAACACCCATTCACTGATTGGAGTGATTAAACCTGTTTTTTCTGCCATAGGTATAAACTTACTTGGACTTATCATGCCTAATGTATTGTGTTGCCAACGAATCAAGGCTTCCATTCCAACAACATTGCCACCCTTATCTACCTTGGGCTGGTAAAAGAGAACAAACTCCTTCTGGTCAAGAGCACGCCTGAGATCATTTTCTAGATGTATACGTTTCATTGTCTGTTCGTGCAATTTCTGTGAAAAGAACTGGAAGTTGTTTCTTCCCATTTTCTTTGCGAGGTACATTGCGGTATCTGCAGACTTACAGATAGTTTCAGGGTCTTCACCGGCATCAGGACACATTGCAATCCCAATACTGGAACTTACAAAGACTTCATTGTTATCTAACTTATGAAATGGAGCAAGAGCATCAAGAATACTCTGTGAAATATGTGCCGCATTGTCAGGGGTACAGTCGTCAATAAGTATGGCAAATTCATCTCCCCCCATGCGGGCAACTAGATCGTTTTCACGCACACGACGCTTTAATCTGTCGGCAACACTTTTCAGTAATAAATCTCCTACATCGTGACCCATAGTATCATTGATATCCTTAAAATGATCCAGATCCAGAAACATCAAAGCAAATGTTTTGTGATTACGACGTGTCTTAGCAAGTGCTCTTAACAGGCCTTCTCGTAATAGAGAACGATTAGCCAGGCCTGTTACATTATCATAACGCGCAAGCTTTACCAATTGTCCTTCTGCCTGTTTACGGACCTCTATTTCCTTTTTCAGCTGACGCAAGGCTCTATTATTACTTTCAAGGGCTGCCATAACATTTGTTTCATCCTGTATAGAAAAAAAAGCATAATATTCTCCATTTTCCTGTGCGGGAATGGAAGTAACAAATGTGCTTTGAATACGATATTTTCCTCCAGGCAGAGGTGATGGTATAAAATATTTATCAACTTGTGATGGGAATGTAATTGGTGCACTGCATTGAAATATACCTTTTATACGGCTAATGTACTTACCATCCTCAAGGTGTGAAAAGTGAGTTGCAAGGTCTGTTCCAACAATTTTATCCCTGAAAATACCGGACCAATCCTCCATACATTTATTCCAGAAAATAACTACTAAATCCTTCCTGAGAATAAAATGACCAATTGGGGAGTGGTCAAGAATGACAAATTGCTCGGATGCCTTTTTTATATCATCCATATTTATAGTGAGAATAAAGTATTGATTACAGACATTTCATAGATCATTAAAACTCAGATAATTCAAATTCAATAAATCAATTTAATAATGTAATATCTTAGACACCGCTATTTCGATGCCAAAGACTGGCTAAACAGAGGTAAATTAACTTTTTTTTCAAACATCTTAACTGCTGGAATTTCATATACTTATACAGTTGTTGTTGTTATAATTACTGCAAAGCTGCTATCGTTTTTTGTATGAAACAGACTTATTGTCTATTTTTGAAACTTATGTCTGTTTTTTTGTTTTGGAACGAACAAAAGGCATTTAATATGATTGCTCTCACTAAAGTTACGTTTGTTTTCCAAACAGCGCCTGAGACTTTATGTCTGGCAAGTTGCAAATGAACCTGGCTATTTCTGCCGCACCATTTGGCCCCTTTCGTTTTACTCTTGAAATCTCCATAATTTCCGGAAGAGAAGAGAGCCAGCTCCCTTCTTGAAATTGTGACTCAGAAATGGCAAAGCCATGCATTTGGCCCTTTACAAACTCCTCAAGTACATCCGATTCCTTAAAATTAGGTCGTGGAATATATCCATAAGGAACTTCGGAATGATAGATCTCTGCAAGAGTACTATAACCGAGCTTACCAACCACGGCATCGCATGCATTGACAATATCCGGATGAAAGAAATCAGAGTGATGGGGTAGCAGTGCTAAATTATCAACAAGCTGAACTGTTTGGTTACCGCCGGGGATAATGAAATAGTTATCGGTGTGGTATTTCAGTTTGTCTAAGAACATATATTTTTCAGGTATACCTCCCATTGTAATCAACACTACCTTTGCTCTATCGGGTATTCTCAGTCTTTGTCTGATTAGTCGTGAAGTAACTCTTACCTTACGACTGACAGGCATTGTACAGAGATCTGCATTCCGATAGGAGCATACAGGTTCTGTTTGAATGTGGTAATCTACAAAACTGTATATCCCCCTTAGATAATCAACAAATTTACCTGCGGGAAATTCTGTGCTCAAATAATTGTCATATACCCAGTCCCAGGTAAAGTTTTCAATCAATATAGAAGGTACATGAGACTCCCGTGCTACCTCAATCCCCATCGGAGAGATATCACAGATAATAAATCTGCAATTTGCCTTTTTTATTTCATCTGTTAAGCTGATAATCCGAGATGGGTCAAAAGGCAGGAAGTTATTAAGCCTGCGAAGAGTCTCAGGTAAATCTTCACGCAAAGGTGTTTTCTGAACAATGCCTATATCCGTCAACAAACTGTGATATCTGAAAATCCCTGAAATTGATTGTTCAAAGAACCACTGTGGAATTGTTGTATATATTTCAAATTTTATAGATGGATTAAGTTCATGCATGGCCGCCATTACGGCACAAGCCCGTGAGGCATGACCGTACCCATGAGGAGAGATAAAATATGCAATTGAAAGCGGACTCGAATTTATCATCTGTGAATCATAGAAAAAAATCAGCTCTTTTACGAAAGCATTACCAAAACACTCATCATGGCAGTTGACCAGAGAATATCTACTGGTAGATGATGTTCACAAGTAGAATCAAATAAAAAGTCCGCTCTGGGAGAAAACTCTTCATCGCCCTTCCATAATATTATTGTAACCGGGACCCTTGGTAAAGGAAATAGCCTCAGAGACACATCTCCGTAATTCAATATTTCACTTCCGATTTCCACACCTCTGTGTAAAAACCCTTCAATATCACTGCCGTATTTGTCAACAATTCTGCCAAGAGGAAGTACATGTGTTCCTTTTGAATATATATTTCCTCCTTTCAGGTTTTCCGGCCTTACCAGTTTTTTTGAAAAGGCAATATCCTTTGCATTTATAAGATACCAGAGAATTGATAACCTGGAATAGTCTCCAAGTTTATTAAGTAACAAATCACTTTCTTTTGAATCACTATCAATTGTTTTGCCTGCCATGGAAACAATTATAGCCTGACCAAATGAATTCAAAGTATATATATTGAAGGAGCTATCATAAGTCACTTTTGCCTTGCTGCATACATTTTGAGGGTCAAGGCCCCCAAGAATCTCCCAGGCTTTCGACTC
Proteins encoded in this window:
- the corA gene encoding magnesium/cobalt transporter CorA, encoding MPRFNKKRSKKAGLPPGTLVHVGKKRTEKTRITILDYDQTDFREREVKSVEKCFPFKDTSTVTWINIDGIHQIEIIEKIGKHFNLHPLVLEDIVNTEQRPKLDDFEGYIFLVMKMPYFDKENNTIKLEQISLVLGPNFVISFQELEGDALNPVRERIKNGRVRIRRSGTDYLIYALIDAIVDNYFTILEKTGEQIANIEEKLLNEPEKETLHDIHDLKREMLLFRKAVWPLRELVSSLERGELELINEPTRVFLRDVYDHTIQVIDTIETFRDMLTGMLDLYLSSISNKTNEVMRVLTIIATIFIPLTFVAGLYGMNFEYMPELKWKWSYPLVLLVISVTGIFMLFYFRRKKWL
- a CDS encoding DUF502 domain-containing protein is translated as MKHHLRKYLIAGILFILPIGITLFFLRFLMKISAGNMVKITSQYWDHVHPILAWGISLVLFILLIYGLGLFATHIIGRRLIAFGEKIIMWVPFLKTVYGVSKQVVNAFIDPNRVAFKSVVLVEFPQPGIRVIGFITGKIEDAKGKNCYKVFVPTSPNPTSGFFLIVRFDEIQHTNLSVEDGMKMIVSGGLVAPSKIQEG
- a CDS encoding sensor domain-containing protein: MDDIKKASEQFVILDHSPIGHFILRKDLVVIFWNKCMEDWSGIFRDKIVGTDLATHFSHLEDGKYISRIKGIFQCSAPITFPSQVDKYFIPSPLPGGKYRIQSTFVTSIPAQENGEYYAFFSIQDETNVMAALESNNRALRQLKKEIEVRKQAEGQLVKLARYDNVTGLANRSLLREGLLRALAKTRRNHKTFALMFLDLDHFKDINDTMGHDVGDLLLKSVADRLKRRVRENDLVARMGGDEFAILIDDCTPDNAAHISQSILDALAPFHKLDNNEVFVSSSIGIAMCPDAGEDPETICKSADTAMYLAKKMGRNNFQFFSQKLHEQTMKRIHLENDLRRALDQKEFVLFYQPKVDKGGNVVGMEALIRWQHNTLGMISPSKFIPMAEKTGLITPISEWVLHTACTQISEWQKNHYLSNNAKLAVNVSLRQLKQDSFWDTLQETLSLTQLEPHCLELELSENSIMDNPQATITLLNKIHQMGPFITIDDFGTGYSSLYYLRRLPIDAIKIDMSFVQGIGKDNNDEEIIKVIITLARSLGLKSVAEGVETNEQVNFLHENQCDSLQGFYFCRPLPAEVATHFLKEISSEEKLEESQLLITD
- a CDS encoding DUF3786 domain-containing protein — protein: MAIPLKTQTGESKAWEILGGLDPQNVCSKAKVTYDSSFNIYTLNSFGQAIIVSMAGKTIDSDSKESDLLLNKLGDYSRLSILWYLINAKDIAFSKKLVRPENLKGGNIYSKGTHVLPLGRIVDKYGSDIEGFLHRGVEIGSEILNYGDVSLRLFPLPRVPVTIILWKGDEEFSPRADFLFDSTCEHHLPVDILWSTAMMSVLVMLS